Proteins found in one Seonamhaeicola sp. S2-3 genomic segment:
- a CDS encoding SH3 domain-containing protein, producing the protein MKKYIYIIAVLITFNIAKAQEIRYVNADNGLFLRDNPSQDSKRIDKLAYGTTLEITERTNLKLDVKDDNNIVSGEWVKVTCKDDIYNNRSGYVFNGFLTENKIEKRFTVGFDDFTLEFENLNAEIIGDEQVSTHSNNTVDAILEMGETLEGKTIRVRHHSKYKSIKVFQRHENSISIQAEGPHCDLIDWKHFYSAWAPLKASKKTGTFETITYSNKAQNKFINVDISEFKNAVKEHCGDVWYNMIKDDKKINKGASTIGISKIYFKVIFTTMYDENIEKIVAFNVPMGC; encoded by the coding sequence ATGAAAAAATATATTTATATAATAGCAGTATTAATAACATTCAATATTGCTAAAGCACAAGAAATAAGATATGTAAACGCCGATAATGGTTTGTTTTTAAGAGACAACCCTAGTCAAGATTCAAAACGTATAGATAAACTAGCTTATGGAACCACGCTAGAAATAACAGAACGTACAAACTTAAAACTTGATGTTAAAGATGATAACAACATTGTTTCTGGAGAATGGGTAAAAGTAACCTGTAAAGATGATATTTACAACAACCGTTCTGGTTACGTATTTAATGGTTTTTTAACTGAAAATAAAATAGAAAAACGCTTTACTGTAGGTTTTGATGACTTTACTTTAGAATTTGAAAATTTAAATGCCGAAATTATTGGCGATGAGCAAGTCTCAACACATTCAAATAATACTGTTGATGCCATTCTTGAAATGGGCGAAACACTTGAAGGCAAAACCATTCGTGTTAGACATCATTCAAAATACAAAAGCATAAAAGTGTTTCAAAGACATGAAAATAGCATCTCTATTCAAGCCGAAGGTCCGCATTGTGATTTAATAGATTGGAAACATTTTTATTCTGCTTGGGCTCCTTTAAAAGCTAGTAAAAAAACAGGCACTTTTGAAACCATAACCTACAGCAACAAAGCTCAAAATAAATTTATAAACGTTGATATTTCAGAATTTAAAAATGCCGTAAAAGAGCATTGTGGCGATGTATGGTATAATATGATTAAAGACGATAAAAAAATTAACAAAGGCGCCTCTACAATTGGTATTAGTAAAATATATTTTAAAGTTATTTTTACCACCATGTATGATGAAAATATTGAAAAAATTGTTGCTTTTAATGTGCCTATGGGCTGTTAA